ataaattttttatcaaaataattcaTAACTAGACAATATGTTGAGATCTAACTTTTACACTAAAACTCaagaattatttttcttaacataAACTTTTATTTGTAAATCTCATTCATAATAGGAGAGAACAATACTTTAATAATactttataaaaatttcaatatagaTTTATAAAGATGTGACGacaattttacttaaataaattatgattaagAACTAGTTAACACCTCaaaatcttcttttaattttttataaaactcttTTCAATAATTTCTCAATATACTTATAAAAAcgtattaatataaataaaattaaagataattaacataaaataaaatgttacaattatacataatacataagatattatttatatgataaatatttgaatgttacaatcaaaaattatttttttataagatagcCAACCGTTTATatagtataaatttattaattaaaacaaaaaaaatcaaatattctccaaaattaaatttattttttattaaatttaaattatgaaatttaaatatgattaataattCGTATGTTAGAAtaccaataaaaatatttggaaaaCCAAATACATCGTGgactaaaatttaataacacaCTATATTACAtattcacaataattaaaagaataaaaaatagttcTAAAATGGATAAAGAAAATTCCCTGGTTTAAATTTGATCTACACTTTGAAGGAAGAACCACATTCAAAATTTCACGACATGGACACTcgcaaataaaataattagaaggaccaaaatataattttgaaaaacaaggcAGATTAATACAATCACCCTGCGGTCACAATGATCTCAATGTAAAACTGAAGGCACTATCTAAAGCTTCAACGAAAGGTGCGTTTGAGAGAAAATCCGAAAAAGCCCCTAAAATGTCCCAGAAGCGTTTTCGTCTCCACCTCCTCCCTTTGTCGAAGAAGCATCGTCAGTTTCCGCTTCCACGTAACGTGGTTACCGTCTGTGACGGAGTTCAACAGCCCTCAGACGCCACCATAGCCAATCTGGTCCTCGAATCAGACCCACTCACTCTCTCCGAGGCCCTATTCAAGCCCACAATCCAATGGGCGCCCGAGCTCGTGAACAAGGTCCTGAAGCGCCTCTGGAACCACGGGCCCAAGGCCCTTCAATTCTTCAAACACCTGGACCGCCACCCTGCCTACATCCACTGCGCCTCGTCGTTCGACCACGCCATCGACATCGCGGCCCGCATGCACGACTACAACGCCGCATGGGCCTTAGTAGGCCGCATGCGATCTCTCCGCCGCGGCCCAACTCCCCGTACCTTCGCCATCCTCGCCGAGCGCTACGCCGCTAACGGAAAACCCCACCGTGCCGTCAGAACCTTCCTCTCCATGCACGAGCACGGTTGCCGCCAGGACCTGAACTCATTCAACACCGTCCTCGACATCCTCTGCAAATCGAAGCGCGTGGAAATGGCGCACACCTTGCTCAAAACGTTCCGATCCAGATTCAAACTCGATTGCGTGAGCTACAACATAATCGCAAACGGTTATTGCTTAATCAAACGCACCCCGATGGCGTTGAATGTTCTGAAGGATATGGTGCAGCGAGGGATAAACCCTACGATGGTCACCTACAACACATTGCTGAAAGGGTATTTTCGGAGTAATCAGATTAAGGAGGCTTGGGAGTTTTACTTggagatgaagaagaggaagtgCGAGATTGATGTTGTGACTTACACGACTGTGATTCACGGGTTTGGGGTGGCGGGTGAGGTTA
The Vigna angularis cultivar LongXiaoDou No.4 chromosome 5, ASM1680809v1, whole genome shotgun sequence genome window above contains:
- the LOC108338895 gene encoding pentatricopeptide repeat-containing protein At1g74900, mitochondrial, with protein sequence MSQKRFRLHLLPLSKKHRQFPLPRNVVTVCDGVQQPSDATIANLVLESDPLTLSEALFKPTIQWAPELVNKVLKRLWNHGPKALQFFKHLDRHPAYIHCASSFDHAIDIAARMHDYNAAWALVGRMRSLRRGPTPRTFAILAERYAANGKPHRAVRTFLSMHEHGCRQDLNSFNTVLDILCKSKRVEMAHTLLKTFRSRFKLDCVSYNIIANGYCLIKRTPMALNVLKDMVQRGINPTMVTYNTLLKGYFRSNQIKEAWEFYLEMKKRKCEIDVVTYTTVIHGFGVAGEVKKSRRVFDAMVKEGVAPSVATCNALIQVLCKKDSVENAVVVFEEMMRKGLCVPNVVTYNVVIRGFCHVGDMERALGFMRRMGEHGLRCSVQTYNVVIRYFCDAGEIEKGLEMFEKMRDEPCLPNLDTYNVLISAMFLRKKSEDLVVAGKLLMEMVDRGFLPRKFTFNRVLNGLVITGNQDFAKEILRMQSRCGRIVRRLKL